CGCGGTCGCGGCCGTCGTGCGGGTCCGGGAGCGTCCGCCGCGCACCTTCTGGATCGCGTCGACGGTGGGAGCCGTCGCCGCCGTCGGGTTCGCCGTGCTCCAGGGTGGCGGGTTGGGTCAGGTCGGGTCGGCGGACCTGCTCCTCTTCGGTGCGGTCGTGGCCGCTGCCGTGGGCTATGCCGAAGGGGGTCTGCTTGCGCGCGAGCTCGGCGCCTGGCAGACGGTGTCCTGGGCCCTCGTCATCAGCGCCCCGGTCATGCTCGTCCTCACGATCAGCGCCGTCGTCCGGCACCCGCCGCAGGCGGGCGCCACCGAGTGGGCGGCCTTCGCCTACCTCGGTCTGATGAGCATGTGGCTGGGCTTCTTCGCCTGGTACCGGGGGCTTGCGGTGGGCCCGATGGCGCAGGTCAGCCAGATCCAGCTCACCCAGCCGGTCATGACGATCGCGTGGGCGGGGCTCCTCCTCGGCGAGGAGATCACGCCGCTCACCGTCGTCGGCGGTGCCGTCGTCATCCTGTGCGCCGCGCTCGCCGTGCGCTCACGGCGGACGCCGGCCCCGCCCTGTGCTTCAGGAGACTCAGCGTCCCCCGGGTCAGGAGGTCGGGACGTGCTCCTCGATGTCGGCGAGCCAGCGGGTGGCAGCGACATCGCTGGGCATCCGCAGGTCGCCTCGCGGTGAGACCGCCCCACCCGGCAGCACCTTGGGCCCGTTGGGCAGCGCCGACCGCTTGAACTGGTTGTCGAAGAAGCGCTGGACGAAGACGAGCAGCCACTTCCTGATCTCGGCGAGGTCGTAGGCGCCGCGGTCCTCCTCGGCGACGGAGCCGGGCCAGGTCCCCTTCGTCGCGTCGGACCAGGTCTGCTCCGCGAGGAAGGCGATCTTGCTCGGCCGGTCCCCGCGCCGCAGCACGTGGAAGAGGGTGAAGTCCTGCAGGGCGTACGGCCCGATCTTGTCCTGGGTGGACTGCGGCCGGTCGGCGTCCTTGCTGGGGACGAGCTCGGGGGAGATCTCGGTGTCCAGGACCGACAGGAGCGTCTGCGAGACCTCGGGCAGTTGGCCGGTGTCGGCGACCCAGTGCACGAGGTGCTGCATCAGGGTCTTGGGCACGCCCGCGTTGACTCCGTAGTGGCTCATCTGGTCGCCGACCCCGTAGGTGCACCAGCCGAGCGCGAGCTCGGACAGGTCACCGGTGCCGAGCACGATCCCGCCGCGCTGGTTGGCGATGCGGAAGAGGTAGTCGGTGCGCAGCCCGGCCTGCACGTTCTCGAAGGTGACGTCGTAGACCTCGTC
The genomic region above belongs to Janibacter limosus and contains:
- a CDS encoding DMT family transporter is translated as MRDHSSATSRVGFPISVSSGLFWGFVGVLIFSFTVPFTRLAVGDGAMSPILVGAGRAVVAAMASGLLLAGTRQPLPRGGQWWRLVVVAAGVVAGFPLLTSFALTRTEASHGAVVIALLPAATAVAAVVRVRERPPRTFWIASTVGAVAAVGFAVLQGGGLGQVGSADLLLFGAVVAAAVGYAEGGLLARELGAWQTVSWALVISAPVMLVLTISAVVRHPPQAGATEWAAFAYLGLMSMWLGFFAWYRGLAVGPMAQVSQIQLTQPVMTIAWAGLLLGEEITPLTVVGGAVVILCAALAVRSRRTPAPPCASGDSASPGSGGRDVLLDVGEPAGGSDIAGHPQVASR